Within Stella humosa, the genomic segment GTCTTCGGCGTGCCGGTGGAGGGCATGGACCCACAGGTCCGCCGCCGCGCCAAGGCGATCAACTTCGGCATCATCTACGGCATCAGCGGCTTCGGCCTGGCCCAGCAGCTAGGCATCCCCCAGGGCGAGGCGCAGGCCTATATCGCGGCATATTTCGAGCGCTATCCCGGCATCCGCGCCTACATGGACCGCACCAAGCAGTTGGCGCGCGAGCAGGGCTATGTCACGACGATCTTCGGCCGGCGCTGCTGGGTGCCCGGCATCAAGGACAGCAACCCCGCGCGGCGCGCCTTCGCCGAGCGCCAGGCGATCAACGCCCCCCTCCAGGGCTCGGCCGCCGACATCATCAAGCGCGCCATGGCCCGCATTCCGGCCGCCCTGACGGAAGCCGGCCTGTCGGCCACCATGCTGCTGCAGGTGCACGACGAACTGATCTTCGAGGTGCGGGAGGCCGAGGTCGAGGCGACCGCCGCGCTCGTGCGCCGGGTGATGGAGGGGGCGGCCCATATCTCGGTGCCGCTGGTGGTGGATACCGGCGTCGGGCGGGATTGGGAGACGGCGCACTGAAGATCAGCCGGGCCAGGCGGCATCCGGACCTACCGGTGCTTCCCGACCGGGCCGTCCAGATTGCACTGGATCTTCACCCGGCCCGCTCGTTGCGATCCGTCTCTGCTTCCTTGGCGAACCAGTCCAGCACGGCTGCCAACATCGGTTCCGCCCGGCGGCTTTCCTTGATGCAGAGAAAATAGTCTTCCCGCGTCGGCAGGGCCTTGCCGGGCAACCGGACCAAGCTGCCCCCCTCGATGTCCCGCTGTACGAGGAAGTCGGGGACGAGTGCGGCGCCCAGGCCCGCCCTGACCATTTCGAGCGCGATCAGGTAGTGGGACGCGAACCGCCACGGCTTCTCTCCCATAGCCGGAGCATCGGCCCCGTTCAGCGCGGCGAAGGACTTCCAGTCCCGGCCGACCGTCCCTGGCTGCAGGTCGGTCGTGATCAAAGGAATGGCTTGCCCAGGCCCAGTCATGCAGGCGCGAGCGGCAACGGGCACGAGCCGTTCGCGCCATAGAAGCTGGGCCAGGAACCCCTTCTCGCGTGGAAGGGTCGTGACAAAGGCATCGGCGACCGCGTCGGTCAGCTCGGGATCCCGGGCGTACATGCAGAGTTGCAGCGGTAAACCCGGGTGGGCCGCATAGAAGCGCGACAGGCGCGGGACAAGCCAGCCGGGACCGAAGCTGCTGCAAATCGCCAGCCGCACCGTGTCTCGCGTGCCGCCGATCGCCTCGGACATCGACCGCTCGATCTCGGCGAACGCGGGTTGCAGCCTGCGAGCCAGCCGGTCTCCCGCCACCGTAAGAACGATGCCGCGCCCTCGCCTTTCGACGAGGCGCTCGCCCACGACTTCCGAGAGCTGACGCAACTGGTGGCTGATTGCGCTCTGGCTGACGCCCAGTTCGTCCGCCGCCCTCGTGACGGACAGGTGCCGGGTGACCGCCTCGAAGGCCTGCATGGCGCGGAAGTGCTGTCGTCGTTCCATGACCGTATTCCTGCCTCGGGGATTTGGTTGCCAGCCTCTATCGATGTCAGCCGCGCTGCGCCACAGGCGCTGCCCCGGATTCATGATTTCATGTGCAAATCAAATAACGAAACTCATGAATTCCGATGGTGAAACAGCCGATCCATCTTGGTCTAATCGATCCGGCTACAAGCTCGAACAGCGGTGGACGATCTGCGGTGATTCGGCAATCCTGATGGCTCTGAATGATTGAGCATTGCGGCGCGAAGCCAGCTTTGAGAGGGATCTGCAAATGAATCCGGCCGGGATCCTCGCATGTGTACTTGTCGCTGGCATGGTCCTGGCGCCGCCGCTTGCCGCCCAGACGCGCGCGCGCATGCAGTTCGCAGCCGGCAACGACAACGCCCATGTCGAGGCCACGATCCGCGGCAAGGCGTATCGCGACCATGTTCTGGGCGCCCGCGCAGGGCAGCGCATGCAGGTGTCGCTGTCGACCAAGGGCAACGCCTACTTCAACATCCTGCCGCCGGGAAGCGGGGGCGAAGCCATCTATATCGGATCCCTGTCCGGACGGGATGGCGGCGTGGACCTGCCAGCCACGGGTGACTACGTCGTGCGCGTCTATCTCATGGGTGCCGACGCAAGCAGCAACAAGACCGTCCGCTACACCTTATCGGTCGGCATCCGCTGAGGCCGCCCGACCCCCTCCACGTCCTCGAA encodes:
- a CDS encoding LysR family transcriptional regulator, whose translation is MERRQHFRAMQAFEAVTRHLSVTRAADELGVSQSAISHQLRQLSEVVGERLVERRGRGIVLTVAGDRLARRLQPAFAEIERSMSEAIGGTRDTVRLAICSSFGPGWLVPRLSRFYAAHPGLPLQLCMYARDPELTDAVADAFVTTLPREKGFLAQLLWRERLVPVAARACMTGPGQAIPLITTDLQPGTVGRDWKSFAALNGADAPAMGEKPWRFASHYLIALEMVRAGLGAALVPDFLVQRDIEGGSLVRLPGKALPTREDYFLCIKESRRAEPMLAAVLDWFAKEAETDRNERAG